One window of Streptomyces sp. FIT100 genomic DNA carries:
- a CDS encoding alpha/beta hydrolase, which yields MHISGPIAVRRRHAALIATVVTCSTALTGPGHATADGMPTPTPTPAVPAPKLDWKPCVQGSPFDCANAKVPLDHRKPRGRTIELAVVKRKATGPGRRIGTLFFNPGGPGGPGTVQMPQNYAFLPQAVRERFDIVSWDPRGIGSSTAVNCFGRREEAAAWDSGKPAGFPVGEAQRTSWIAAYRDLARRCQQRDPELLRHVSTADTASDLDQLRQAVGDPQLTYLGISYGTILGATYANLFPGKVRAMALDSNIDPPAWTNHASDDDPRLTTFLRMGSDRGAAAVLDQFLTHCGSAATARCAFSAGSPKATRDKFDQLMRRLRVRPVGTWTYGRTVGDVVSGLYVVHPGWTDLAGRLQDLWRGRAPEPSPSPPAPPVPNPDPYAGEEQAVAVLCGDSPNPRDSGAYHALEEAAAARAGDAGRFWAWAAEACADWPATAADRYRGPWNEPTAHPVLVVGTTLDPATPYRNAHAMTKELANARLLTNSGYGHTALINPSSCVNAYEGRYFIDGTLPPAGTLCRQDTPPFSTVKPRGGVATGGGAMTTGQVRH from the coding sequence ATGCACATATCCGGGCCGATAGCCGTCCGTCGGCGTCATGCCGCGCTCATCGCCACGGTGGTGACCTGCTCGACGGCGCTGACCGGACCGGGCCACGCCACGGCCGACGGTATGCCGACGCCTACGCCTACTCCTGCGGTGCCCGCCCCGAAGCTGGACTGGAAACCGTGCGTCCAGGGCAGTCCGTTCGACTGCGCGAACGCCAAGGTGCCGCTGGACCACCGCAAGCCCCGCGGGCGCACCATTGAACTGGCGGTCGTGAAGCGCAAGGCAACAGGCCCCGGACGACGCATCGGCACCCTGTTCTTCAACCCCGGCGGCCCCGGCGGGCCCGGAACCGTACAGATGCCACAGAACTACGCGTTCCTCCCACAGGCGGTGCGTGAGCGCTTCGACATCGTCAGCTGGGACCCGCGTGGGATCGGCAGCAGCACCGCGGTGAACTGCTTCGGACGTCGCGAGGAAGCCGCCGCCTGGGATTCGGGCAAACCGGCCGGCTTCCCGGTGGGCGAGGCGCAGCGGACGTCCTGGATCGCCGCGTACAGGGATCTGGCCCGGCGCTGTCAGCAGCGTGACCCCGAGCTCCTGCGTCATGTGTCGACCGCCGACACCGCGAGCGACCTCGACCAGCTGCGCCAGGCCGTGGGCGACCCGCAACTCACCTACCTCGGGATCTCCTACGGGACGATCCTCGGCGCCACCTACGCCAACCTCTTCCCCGGCAAGGTCCGGGCCATGGCCCTCGACAGCAACATCGACCCGCCGGCCTGGACGAACCACGCCTCCGACGACGACCCCCGGCTCACGACCTTCCTGCGCATGGGCTCGGACCGTGGCGCGGCAGCGGTCCTGGACCAGTTCCTCACCCACTGCGGATCCGCCGCCACCGCCCGCTGCGCCTTCTCCGCGGGCAGCCCGAAGGCGACCCGGGACAAGTTCGACCAGCTGATGCGGCGGCTCCGGGTGCGTCCTGTCGGCACGTGGACCTATGGCCGTACGGTCGGCGACGTCGTGAGCGGTCTCTACGTCGTCCACCCCGGGTGGACGGACCTCGCCGGCAGGTTGCAGGACCTGTGGCGGGGACGCGCCCCGGAGCCGTCCCCATCCCCTCCCGCACCACCGGTCCCGAATCCGGATCCGTACGCGGGCGAGGAACAGGCGGTGGCGGTGCTCTGCGGAGACAGCCCCAATCCGCGTGACTCCGGTGCGTACCACGCTCTTGAGGAGGCCGCCGCCGCCCGTGCGGGCGACGCCGGACGCTTCTGGGCCTGGGCCGCCGAGGCGTGCGCGGACTGGCCGGCCACAGCGGCCGATCGCTACCGCGGCCCGTGGAACGAACCGACGGCACACCCCGTCCTGGTGGTCGGCACCACCCTCGACCCCGCCACCCCCTACCGGAACGCGCACGCCATGACCAAGGAGCTGGCCAACGCCCGCTTGCTCACGAACAGCGGCTACGGGCACACCGCACTGATCAACCCCAGCAGCTGCGTCAACGCGTACGAGGGCCGCTACTTCATCGACGGCACCCTCCCCCCGGCAGGAACGTTGTGCCGACAGGACACTCCTCCGTTCTCCACGGTCAAGCCGCGAGGTGGTGTGGCCACCGGCGGGGGCGCCATGACCACCGGCCAGGTGAGGCACTGA
- a CDS encoding SDR family NAD(P)-dependent oxidoreductase: protein MTAAPIAVVTGASSGIGAATARGLAAAGYHVVLTARRKDRIEALAAELTQAGHQATAHALDVTDRAAVDAFAASLGGAAPVKVLVNNAGGALGADPVATGDPADWRRMYEVNVIGVLHVTQALLPALTASGDGTVVVLTSTAGHATYEGGAGYVAAKNGARVLAETLRLEIVGTPVRVVEIAPGMVKTEEFASTRFRGDTEKAAKVYSGVAEPLTAEDVADTITWAVTRPAHVNVDLLIVRPRAQASNTKVHREL, encoded by the coding sequence ATGACCGCCGCCCCCATCGCCGTCGTCACCGGAGCGAGCAGCGGCATCGGTGCCGCCACCGCCCGTGGGCTGGCCGCCGCCGGCTACCACGTGGTCCTCACGGCCCGCCGCAAGGACCGCATCGAGGCGCTCGCCGCCGAGCTCACCCAGGCCGGACACCAGGCCACCGCCCACGCCCTCGATGTCACCGACCGGGCGGCCGTCGACGCCTTCGCCGCGTCCCTCGGCGGTGCCGCGCCCGTCAAGGTCCTGGTCAACAACGCCGGCGGAGCACTCGGAGCCGACCCGGTCGCCACCGGCGACCCGGCCGACTGGCGCCGGATGTACGAGGTCAATGTCATCGGGGTCCTGCACGTCACCCAGGCGCTCCTCCCCGCGCTCACCGCCAGCGGCGACGGCACCGTCGTGGTCCTGACCTCCACCGCGGGCCACGCCACCTACGAGGGAGGCGCGGGCTATGTCGCCGCGAAGAACGGCGCCCGCGTCCTCGCCGAGACCCTCCGCCTCGAAATCGTCGGCACGCCTGTCCGCGTCGTCGAGATCGCGCCCGGCATGGTCAAGACCGAGGAGTTCGCCTCGACCCGCTTCCGCGGCGACACCGAGAAGGCCGCCAAGGTCTACTCCGGTGTGGCGGAGCCCCTCACCGCCGAGGACGTCGCCGACACCATCACCTGGGCCGTCACCCGCCCCGCCCACGTCAACGTCGACCTCCTGATCGTCCGCCCCCGCGCTCAGGCATCCAACACGAAGGTCCACCGCGAGCTCTGA
- a CDS encoding YnfA family protein — MLIARSALLFLVAALCEIGGAWLVWQGVREHRGWIWIGAGVLALGAYGFVATLQPQGDFGRILAAYGGVFVAGSLAWGAVADGYRPDRWDIVGALICLAGMAVIMYVPRGR; from the coding sequence ATGCTCATCGCCCGCTCCGCGCTCCTCTTCCTCGTCGCCGCCCTGTGCGAGATCGGCGGTGCCTGGCTGGTGTGGCAGGGCGTGCGCGAGCACCGCGGCTGGATCTGGATCGGCGCCGGAGTCCTCGCCCTCGGGGCGTACGGCTTCGTGGCCACGCTCCAGCCGCAGGGCGACTTCGGAAGGATCCTCGCGGCGTACGGCGGAGTGTTCGTCGCCGGCTCGCTCGCCTGGGGCGCGGTCGCCGACGGCTACCGCCCCGACCGCTGGGACATCGTCGGCGCGCTGATCTGTCTGGCCGGCATGGCCGTGATCATGTATGTGCCGCGAGGCCGTTGA
- a CDS encoding FAD-dependent monooxygenase, whose product MTGKPSTDSAQSSDPTATPGSYDTDVTVVGAGPTGLLLAGDLATAGVRVTVVERRPEQTSNLTRAFGVHARTLELLDARDLADELVKTGSPMTRLTFFGRLALDLSRLRTRFPFLLVTPQYEVERLLKLRALAAGARFRYGTELHGLSQDAASVAARLSDEDGRESIVRSRYLVGTDGVRSSVRTTLGLPFPGGSVIRSMAMADVRLTEPPTSPLIADGTGDAFAVIASFGDGWYRAMAWRRSHQVPESEPVGLEEVREITRKAFGTDFGMRDPRWLSRFHSDERQVPEYRQGQIFLAGDAAHVHSPAGGQGMNTGMQDAANLSWKLTAALRGDTPDADALLDTYQSERHPVGKAVLRSSGAIVRLAMAHNRSQRLARSFAARFLSMVRPASDKAMGMISGIGIAYGAERGAHRLTGRRAPDLQLAEGRLYELLRGGEFVLITSNGEPPAAPAVPGRVTRAHWRTPRDTSLLIRPDGYIAWAQR is encoded by the coding sequence ATGACCGGCAAGCCCAGCACCGACAGCGCACAGAGCTCTGACCCGACCGCCACCCCCGGCTCCTATGACACGGACGTCACCGTGGTGGGGGCGGGCCCGACCGGCCTGCTGCTCGCCGGCGATCTCGCGACCGCGGGCGTCCGGGTCACCGTCGTCGAGCGCCGCCCCGAGCAGACGAGCAATCTGACCCGCGCCTTCGGCGTGCACGCCCGCACGCTGGAGCTGCTCGACGCCCGCGACCTGGCGGACGAGCTGGTGAAGACGGGTTCGCCCATGACCCGCCTGACCTTCTTCGGCCGGCTCGCGCTGGACCTCTCCCGGTTGCGGACCCGCTTCCCCTTCCTGCTCGTCACCCCGCAGTACGAGGTGGAGCGGCTGCTGAAGCTCCGGGCCCTCGCGGCCGGTGCCCGCTTCCGGTACGGCACGGAGCTGCACGGCCTGAGCCAGGACGCCGCCTCGGTCGCCGCCCGGCTGTCCGACGAGGACGGACGTGAGTCGATAGTGCGCTCCCGCTATCTCGTCGGCACCGACGGTGTGCGCAGCTCCGTCCGCACCACGCTCGGCCTGCCCTTCCCCGGCGGCTCCGTCATCCGTTCCATGGCCATGGCGGACGTCCGCCTCACCGAACCGCCCACGAGCCCTCTCATCGCCGACGGCACGGGGGACGCGTTCGCCGTCATCGCCTCGTTCGGCGACGGCTGGTACCGGGCGATGGCCTGGCGGCGCAGCCACCAGGTGCCGGAGAGCGAACCGGTCGGCCTGGAGGAGGTGCGCGAGATCACCCGCAAGGCGTTCGGGACCGACTTCGGCATGCGCGACCCCCGCTGGCTCTCCCGCTTCCACAGCGACGAGCGCCAGGTCCCGGAGTACCGGCAGGGCCAGATCTTCCTCGCCGGAGACGCCGCACACGTCCACTCCCCCGCCGGCGGCCAGGGGATGAACACGGGCATGCAGGACGCGGCCAATCTGTCCTGGAAGCTCACGGCAGCACTCCGCGGTGACACACCGGACGCCGACGCCCTCCTCGACACCTACCAGTCGGAGAGGCATCCCGTCGGGAAGGCGGTGCTGCGCAGCAGCGGGGCGATCGTCCGCCTCGCCATGGCGCACAACCGGTCCCAGCGGCTGGCCCGCTCCTTCGCCGCCCGGTTCCTCTCCATGGTCAGGCCCGCCTCGGACAAGGCGATGGGCATGATCTCGGGGATCGGCATCGCGTACGGCGCGGAGCGCGGCGCCCACCGGCTGACCGGCCGGCGCGCCCCCGACCTGCAACTCGCGGAAGGCCGCCTCTATGAGCTGCTTCGCGGAGGTGAGTTCGTGCTGATCACATCGAACGGCGAGCCTCCGGCCGCGCCCGCCGTACCCGGCCGCGTCACCCGGGCCCACTGGCGGACCCCGCGCGACACCAGCCTCCTGATCCGTCCGGACGGGTACATCGCATGGGCACAGCGGTGA
- a CDS encoding TetR/AcrR family transcriptional regulator, with the protein MTSEAPAPRRSDATRAAILDAARDRFAADGYERATIRAIARDAGIDPSMVMRYYGNKEGLFAAASEIDLRLPELGAMPGKHVGAVLVSHFLDRWEQDEVLTAMLRVGVTNSAGAERMRKVFKGQLLPVAAGVCPDPAEAERRAALAASQILGMALARYVLRIPPAVDMARDEVIAWLAPTIQRYLTAEAP; encoded by the coding sequence ATGACTTCGGAAGCACCCGCGCCCCGCCGCTCGGACGCCACGCGTGCGGCGATCCTCGACGCCGCCCGAGACCGCTTCGCCGCCGACGGTTACGAGCGGGCGACGATCCGCGCCATCGCCCGCGACGCCGGGATCGACCCGTCGATGGTGATGCGGTACTACGGCAACAAGGAGGGGCTGTTCGCCGCCGCTTCCGAAATCGACCTGCGACTGCCCGAGTTGGGCGCGATGCCCGGCAAGCACGTAGGCGCCGTCCTCGTCTCCCATTTCCTCGACCGCTGGGAGCAGGACGAGGTCCTGACGGCGATGCTGCGCGTGGGCGTCACCAACAGCGCGGGTGCCGAGCGGATGCGGAAGGTGTTCAAGGGGCAACTGCTGCCGGTGGCCGCGGGGGTCTGCCCGGATCCGGCCGAGGCCGAGCGACGTGCCGCGCTCGCCGCATCGCAGATCCTCGGGATGGCGCTCGCCCGCTATGTGCTGCGCATCCCGCCCGCCGTCGACATGGCCAGGGACGAGGTGATCGCCTGGCTGGCCCCCACTATTCAGCGGTACCTGACGGCGGAGGCCCCGTAG
- a CDS encoding Mut7-C ubiquitin/RNAse domain-containing protein gives MNGPQIHISFAPELRLFVAAERRAGRTPLVTDGSSTLGHVVESLGVPLTEAGQLLVDGARVKVSHIPAAGEHVEVRGVERPQRVPGAPLRFLLDVHLGTLARRLRLLGVDAAYESEDIGDPALATRSAREQRVMLSRDRGLLRRRELWAGAYVYSDRPDDQLRDVLQRFAPALAPWTRCTACNGPLADTDKEAVEHHLERGTQRSYDVFAQCTACERVYWRGAHHARLEAIVEGALREFGDAAAQADPV, from the coding sequence GTGAACGGACCGCAGATCCACATCAGCTTCGCCCCCGAGCTGCGGCTTTTCGTCGCCGCCGAGCGGCGCGCCGGTCGGACGCCCCTTGTGACGGACGGCTCGTCCACGCTCGGTCATGTCGTCGAGTCGCTCGGCGTCCCGCTCACGGAGGCGGGCCAGCTGCTCGTGGACGGCGCCCGGGTCAAGGTCTCGCACATCCCTGCCGCGGGCGAGCATGTCGAAGTACGCGGCGTCGAGCGCCCGCAACGCGTGCCGGGCGCCCCGCTCCGCTTCCTGCTCGACGTGCACCTCGGCACCCTCGCCAGACGGCTGCGCCTCCTCGGCGTCGACGCGGCGTACGAGAGCGAGGACATCGGCGACCCCGCACTGGCCACGCGCTCGGCGCGGGAGCAGCGCGTGATGCTCTCCCGGGACCGCGGACTGCTGCGCCGCCGGGAGCTGTGGGCCGGCGCGTATGTGTACAGCGACCGCCCCGACGACCAGCTCCGGGACGTCCTGCAACGGTTCGCTCCCGCCCTCGCGCCGTGGACGCGCTGCACGGCCTGCAACGGCCCGCTCGCGGACACCGACAAGGAGGCGGTGGAGCACCACCTGGAGCGGGGCACCCAGCGGTCGTACGACGTGTTCGCCCAGTGCACGGCGTGCGAACGCGTCTACTGGCGGGGCGCCCACCACGCCCGGCTGGAGGCGATCGTCGAGGGCGCGCTGCGCGAATTCGGCGACGCGGCAGCTCAAGCCGATCCGGTCTGA
- a CDS encoding GNAT family N-acetyltransferase, translated as MDDETSAVRIEPWSDEDFALLQAANAPELMAHLGGPETDEKLAERHKRYVAISSGLPGAGRMYRVVLADGGRPVGSVGFWESTWQGEQVYETGWTVLPGFQGRGIATAATRAIVEAARAAGRHRYLHAFPSVDNAASNGVCRKAGFSLVGECDFEYPPGNPIRGNNWRLDLLAQGPPGA; from the coding sequence ATGGACGACGAGACATCAGCGGTACGCATCGAGCCCTGGTCGGACGAGGACTTCGCCCTGCTCCAGGCCGCGAACGCCCCGGAGTTGATGGCGCACCTCGGCGGGCCCGAGACGGACGAGAAGCTTGCGGAGCGCCACAAGCGATATGTGGCAATAAGCTCCGGACTGCCCGGTGCGGGGCGGATGTACCGGGTGGTGCTGGCGGACGGGGGCCGACCCGTAGGCTCGGTCGGCTTCTGGGAGAGCACCTGGCAGGGGGAGCAGGTGTACGAGACAGGGTGGACCGTGCTGCCCGGTTTCCAGGGCCGCGGAATCGCCACCGCGGCGACCCGCGCCATCGTCGAGGCGGCACGGGCCGCGGGCAGGCACCGCTACCTGCACGCGTTCCCCTCGGTCGACAATGCCGCGTCGAACGGCGTGTGCCGCAAGGCGGGCTTCTCACTGGTGGGCGAGTGCGACTTCGAGTACCCGCCGGGCAACCCGATACGGGGCAACAACTGGCGTCTCGATCTCCTCGCCCAGGGCCCGCCCGGCGCCTGA
- a CDS encoding helix-turn-helix domain-containing protein, producing MRVRFRRREPAPPLRLYLEHYWLIDWDLAEPFATHVVPHPSVNVVFQRYGDEEPWGEVAGIGLGLFTQKLAGRGRVCGVQFRPGGFRPFAPASPVSEWTGQRIPVGEVLGIRGAPGASGADGAPQSAPAEIVGPDAEDARVAALDAYLLGLDPAADPRAEHAMTLVEQVRSDRSIRRVAQLAAAEGVSARSLQRLFAAYVGVGPKWVILRYRIHEALERAEAQATGSGSGSGSGSGSGSGSGSGPGSGTGTGSAFADGLDWAVLAAELGYSDQAHLVRDFTATVGVPPTAYATRPPR from the coding sequence ATGCGCGTACGGTTCCGGCGCCGCGAGCCCGCCCCGCCGCTGCGGCTGTATCTGGAGCACTACTGGCTCATCGACTGGGACCTTGCCGAGCCCTTCGCCACCCATGTGGTGCCGCATCCGTCCGTCAATGTCGTCTTCCAGCGGTACGGCGACGAGGAGCCCTGGGGTGAGGTCGCGGGGATCGGCCTCGGGCTGTTCACACAGAAGCTGGCAGGGCGGGGGCGGGTCTGCGGAGTGCAGTTCCGGCCCGGTGGCTTCCGGCCTTTCGCGCCGGCCTCACCGGTGTCGGAGTGGACGGGGCAGCGGATTCCGGTGGGCGAGGTGCTGGGGATTCGGGGCGCACCGGGTGCCTCGGGGGCGGACGGCGCCCCGCAGAGCGCCCCCGCGGAGATCGTCGGACCGGACGCGGAGGACGCGCGCGTCGCGGCTCTCGATGCGTACCTGCTGGGGCTCGACCCTGCCGCCGATCCACGGGCGGAGCACGCGATGACGCTGGTCGAACAGGTCCGCAGCGACCGTTCGATCCGCCGCGTCGCCCAACTCGCGGCGGCGGAGGGAGTGTCGGCCCGCTCACTGCAACGCCTCTTCGCCGCGTACGTCGGCGTCGGCCCCAAGTGGGTCATCCTGCGCTATCGCATCCACGAGGCGCTGGAACGGGCCGAGGCACAGGCCACGGGCTCGGGTTCCGGCTCTGGCTCGGGTTCCGGCTCCGGCTCTGGCTCCGGCTCGGGACCGGGTTCTGGCACCGGCACCGGATCGGCGTTCGCCGACGGGCTCGACTGGGCGGTGCTGGCTGCCGAACTCGGCTACAGCGACCAGGCCCACCTCGTACGGGACTTCACAGCGACGGTCGGCGTGCCGCCGACGGCGTACGCGACGCGTCCGCCCAGGTGA
- a CDS encoding TIGR03086 family metal-binding protein, with product MKAISELLEATAARAIPVVRGVPEERLDAPTPCADYDVRALLNHLLSVIVNFQALAAKEDADFTTTPDRTTGSDWRAAFEDESARLVKAWAGPGAEEGTTGAMGLPARTVGHMVLLDTTVHAWDLARATGQEYEAVPEVVAELGPAVEAMAPMARQYGVFGEPVSAPEDASEFERLLATTGRDPRWSPR from the coding sequence ATGAAGGCCATCAGTGAACTGCTCGAAGCCACCGCTGCCCGCGCGATTCCCGTCGTACGGGGAGTGCCGGAGGAGCGTCTGGACGCGCCGACGCCGTGCGCCGACTACGACGTACGTGCCCTGCTCAACCACCTGCTCTCGGTGATCGTCAACTTCCAGGCCCTGGCCGCCAAGGAGGACGCCGACTTCACCACGACGCCGGACCGTACCACCGGAAGCGACTGGCGGGCGGCCTTCGAGGACGAGTCCGCGCGCCTGGTGAAGGCGTGGGCGGGACCGGGAGCCGAGGAGGGGACGACAGGCGCGATGGGCCTCCCGGCGAGGACGGTCGGGCACATGGTGCTGCTGGACACGACCGTGCACGCCTGGGACTTGGCTCGTGCGACCGGACAGGAGTATGAGGCGGTTCCCGAAGTCGTCGCCGAACTCGGCCCGGCCGTCGAGGCGATGGCCCCGATGGCGCGGCAGTACGGGGTCTTCGGAGAGCCGGTCAGTGCCCCGGAGGACGCATCCGAGTTCGAACGTCTGCTCGCGACGACGGGGCGTGATCCACGGTGGAGCCCGCGCTGA